The Mucilaginibacter yixingensis genome window below encodes:
- a CDS encoding polysaccharide deacetylase family protein, with translation MILLSFDIEEFDMPFEYGKKLAFDEQLSISTTGTNTVLDLMQETGIKATFYCTANYAQHKPEVIARIVKEGHELASHGYYHSKFENSDLLSSRKLLEELADVPVKGYRMARMQPVDQLEIHLAGYKYNSSLNPTWLPGRYNNFKSPRKWFWEEDVLQIPASVSPNLRFPLFWLSFHNLPMGILKWLTDITYRKDSYLNVYFHPWEFTDLNQPEKYGFPSYVSRNSGDAFTERIREFINWAKRKGYQFGRTGDFASEIIQGRR, from the coding sequence ATGATATTGCTTAGCTTTGATATTGAAGAATTTGATATGCCGTTTGAATACGGCAAAAAGCTAGCTTTTGACGAGCAGTTAAGCATATCAACCACCGGCACCAACACGGTACTTGATCTAATGCAAGAGACCGGCATAAAAGCCACCTTCTACTGCACGGCCAACTACGCCCAGCACAAGCCCGAAGTAATTGCGCGCATTGTAAAAGAGGGTCATGAACTGGCATCGCACGGATACTACCACTCTAAATTTGAAAATTCGGATCTGCTGTCCTCACGCAAATTATTGGAAGAACTGGCCGACGTACCGGTAAAAGGTTACCGCATGGCGCGTATGCAACCGGTAGACCAGCTAGAAATCCACCTGGCTGGCTATAAATACAATTCATCGCTCAACCCTACCTGGCTACCCGGCAGGTACAATAATTTTAAATCTCCGCGCAAATGGTTCTGGGAGGAAGACGTACTACAGATCCCGGCATCGGTTTCGCCCAATTTACGTTTTCCATTATTCTGGCTAAGTTTTCATAACCTGCCCATGGGAATATTGAAATGGCTGACAGATATTACCTACCGCAAAGATAGCTATTTGAATGTTTATTTCCATCCCTGGGAGTTCACAGACCTGAATCAGCCTGAAAAATATGGTTTTCCATCCTACGTAAGCAGAAACAGCGGAGATGCATTTACCGAGCGCATACGCGAGTTTATTAACTGGGCCAAACGCAAAGGCTATCAGTTTGGCCGCACTGGCGATTTCGCGTCAGAGATTATTCAAGGCAGGCGATAG
- a CDS encoding dihydrolipoamide acetyltransferase family protein, with protein sequence MAKYQLLLPKMGESVAEATIIRWLKNPGDHVEADEAVMEIATDKVDSEVPSPVSGRLAERLFNENDVVQVGAVVATIDTEERADTNAYKNDYVSFEEQPAAKPVAVPAPEPVNQSEAFDQQLAEVPVNEQAIPGINQLNSQPVVHAVSGNGNGRFYSPLVKNIAQHEGVTAAELDQIQGSGAEGRLTKEDLLKYLSVRGSRPALHTEAAPQQSATPVAERPEPVAAQQPTPQPAKPAYSVSGNDEIIEMDRMRRLIADHMVMSVQTSPHVTSFVEADVTNLVKWRDKVKSSFEKREGEKITFTPIFIEAVVKAIKDYPMVNVSVNGTQIIKKRDINIGMATALPSGNLIVPVIHKADGLNLTGMAKTVNDLAARARANKLQPDEIKNGTFTITNVGSFGNVMGTPIINQPQVAILAVGAIKKKPAVIETLEGDMIAIRHMMFLSLSYDHRVVDGALGGSFVRRVADYLENWDINTEI encoded by the coding sequence ATGGCCAAATACCAATTGTTGTTGCCAAAAATGGGGGAAAGTGTTGCTGAAGCAACTATTATCAGGTGGTTGAAAAACCCCGGCGACCATGTGGAGGCAGATGAAGCAGTAATGGAAATTGCCACCGATAAGGTTGACTCTGAAGTACCCTCGCCAGTAAGCGGCAGGCTAGCCGAACGTTTATTCAATGAGAACGATGTGGTGCAGGTAGGTGCCGTTGTGGCTACCATAGATACCGAAGAGCGAGCTGACACCAATGCTTATAAAAATGACTATGTTTCGTTTGAGGAGCAACCCGCTGCCAAGCCTGTTGCTGTACCGGCACCTGAGCCGGTTAATCAGTCTGAAGCATTTGATCAACAACTAGCTGAAGTGCCTGTTAATGAGCAGGCTATTCCCGGCATCAACCAACTAAATAGTCAGCCAGTAGTTCACGCTGTGAGCGGCAATGGCAACGGTCGTTTTTACTCGCCGTTAGTAAAAAATATTGCTCAGCATGAGGGTGTAACTGCTGCAGAGCTGGATCAAATACAAGGTAGCGGTGCAGAAGGTCGCCTAACCAAAGAAGATCTTTTAAAATATTTGAGTGTTCGCGGTTCAAGGCCTGCGCTGCATACAGAAGCAGCTCCACAGCAGTCTGCAACGCCGGTTGCCGAAAGGCCTGAACCTGTTGCGGCTCAACAGCCGACTCCTCAACCAGCCAAACCGGCGTATTCGGTATCGGGTAACGATGAGATTATAGAAATGGACCGCATGCGTCGTCTCATTGCCGATCACATGGTGATGAGCGTGCAAACATCGCCACACGTAACCTCATTTGTTGAGGCCGATGTAACCAACCTTGTAAAATGGCGCGACAAAGTAAAGTCGAGCTTTGAAAAGCGCGAAGGCGAGAAGATTACTTTTACCCCAATCTTTATTGAGGCGGTGGTAAAAGCTATAAAAGACTACCCGATGGTTAACGTATCGGTAAACGGTACCCAGATTATCAAAAAACGTGATATCAATATTGGTATGGCCACGGCCTTGCCAAGCGGTAATTTAATTGTACCGGTAATTCATAAAGCCGACGGTTTGAATTTGACCGGTATGGCTAAAACGGTAAATGATCTGGCCGCCCGCGCCCGTGCTAATAAACTACAACCGGACGAAATTAAGAATGGTACTTTCACCATCACTAACGTCGGCTCGTTTGGTAACGTAATGGGTACGCCTATCATTAACCAACCACAGGTAGCTATTTTGGCTGTTGGAGCGATCAAAAAGAAACCGGCCGTTATTGAAACGCTGGAAGGAGATATGATCGCCATCCGTCACATGATGTTCCTCTCGCTGTCTTATGACCACCGCGTGGTTGATGGCGCTTTAGGTGGCTCATTTGTGCGCCGTGTAGCTGATTACCTGGAGAACTGGGATATCAATACGGAGATTTAG
- a CDS encoding glycosyltransferase family 87 protein, whose protein sequence is MTKIYKLFTNHLFITILWFGLSLFAIIKMATAHNINNYHIYTSTFINLRNHVNLFVLHPLQHNDVNLYGPIFAVMMAPFTLLPEGVGVVLWVMLNAFLLYRAITMLPLKKEQCYAVLLICAHELMTASYGEQINPMLTSFIVFSFIFIRSGKEFWAAFFIVAGTMIKLYGIVGLAFFFFTDNKLKFILSFLFWMAVLFVLPMPFSSPHFVVQCYTDWFNALTNKNAHNEISTMQDICVMGMIRRVFNYPQLNNLVVLVPGLLLFGLAYLRFKAFGNTHFQLLILASTLIFTVIFSTGSESPTYIIAFVGVGVWFMNLDRPVKPFEIFLLIFALLITSLSPSDLFPQVINRQYIKPYSFKALPCFVIWLKIVYETLWRKFEPKALATK, encoded by the coding sequence ATGACTAAGATTTACAAATTATTTACCAACCATTTATTTATCACCATTTTATGGTTCGGTCTTAGCCTGTTTGCCATTATTAAAATGGCTACCGCGCACAATATTAATAACTACCATATTTATACATCTACGTTTATTAATCTGCGCAACCACGTTAATCTGTTTGTTCTTCATCCCCTTCAGCATAATGATGTTAATCTATACGGTCCAATTTTTGCCGTAATGATGGCTCCTTTTACGCTACTGCCCGAGGGCGTTGGTGTGGTGCTTTGGGTAATGCTTAACGCTTTTTTGCTTTATCGGGCCATAACGATGCTCCCACTAAAAAAAGAGCAATGCTATGCCGTTTTATTAATCTGTGCGCATGAACTGATGACCGCATCCTATGGCGAGCAAATTAATCCTATGCTCACCTCCTTTATTGTTTTCAGCTTTATCTTTATCAGAAGCGGGAAAGAGTTCTGGGCAGCATTCTTTATTGTGGCCGGCACCATGATAAAGCTTTATGGAATTGTTGGACTGGCGTTTTTCTTTTTTACAGATAACAAGCTGAAATTTATCCTGTCCTTTTTGTTCTGGATGGCAGTTCTATTTGTACTGCCTATGCCGTTTTCGTCACCGCATTTTGTAGTACAATGTTATACAGATTGGTTTAACGCACTAACCAACAAGAACGCGCATAACGAGATATCTACCATGCAGGATATTTGCGTGATGGGAATGATCAGGCGCGTGTTTAACTATCCGCAACTAAATAACCTTGTAGTGCTGGTGCCGGGTTTGCTGTTGTTTGGGTTGGCTTACTTGCGTTTTAAAGCTTTTGGCAATACGCACTTCCAATTACTGATACTGGCATCAACATTGATATTTACGGTGATATTTAGCACCGGATCTGAATCGCCTACTTATATTATTGCATTTGTTGGTGTAGGTGTATGGTTTATGAACCTTGACCGACCGGTAAAACCTTTTGAGATTTTTTTGCTGATATTTGCGCTGCTGATTACGAGCCTGTCACCGTCTGATCTGTTTCCGCAAGTAATAAACCGGCAATACATTAAACCATATTCATTTAAGGCACTGCCTTGCTTTGTTATATGGCTAAAAATTGTTTATGAAACGCTGTGGCGTAAATTTGAACCAAAAGCACTAGCTACAAAATAG
- a CDS encoding glycosyltransferase family 2 protein has product MNRKLSIVIPCHNEEQNIEHLIAEIDRTLADIDYPYDLILVDDGSRDKTIDVLKSASSRNTHVFYVELSRNFGKDQAMKAGIEIANGAAVITMDADLQHPPEKIKEMIKSWEEGYDIVYTYRAEANPHASRNQQRGSRVFYKAINAISDIQLESGIADFRLMDARVIAELRKIDEYEIFLRGIIKWVGFKQKGIPYTPAERHMGEASYSYKKLIKLAVTSVMAFSVRPLYIATGLGLFFSLSATLYIPYILISYLAGYAVSGWTSLLATVVFFGGIQLMVLGIIGMYLGKLFMQAKHRPNYIIRSTNLEQTK; this is encoded by the coding sequence ATGAATAGAAAGCTTTCGATAGTTATCCCTTGCCATAATGAGGAACAAAATATTGAACATCTGATTGCAGAAATAGACCGTACGCTGGCTGACATAGACTATCCTTATGACTTGATTTTAGTTGACGATGGCAGTCGCGACAAAACCATTGACGTTCTAAAGTCAGCATCTTCCAGAAACACCCATGTTTTTTATGTAGAGCTGTCCCGCAACTTTGGTAAAGACCAGGCCATGAAAGCCGGTATTGAAATTGCCAATGGCGCCGCAGTTATTACCATGGATGCCGATTTGCAACACCCCCCGGAAAAGATTAAAGAAATGATTAAAAGCTGGGAAGAGGGTTATGATATTGTCTATACCTATCGTGCAGAAGCAAATCCGCACGCGTCCAGAAATCAACAGCGTGGGTCCAGAGTATTTTACAAAGCTATCAACGCCATTTCAGATATACAACTAGAGAGTGGCATTGCCGATTTTAGGCTGATGGACGCCCGCGTTATAGCAGAGCTGCGCAAGATTGATGAATATGAAATCTTTTTGCGGGGCATCATCAAATGGGTTGGTTTCAAGCAGAAAGGCATCCCCTACACCCCTGCCGAACGGCACATGGGCGAGGCCAGTTATTCTTATAAAAAACTAATCAAACTGGCGGTGACCAGTGTAATGGCATTCAGCGTTCGTCCGCTTTATATTGCCACCGGTTTAGGTTTATTCTTCTCATTATCAGCCACATTATATATTCCATATATATTAATTAGTTACCTTGCCGGTTATGCTGTTTCCGGTTGGACGTCTTTATTGGCAACGGTGGTTTTCTTTGGCGGTATACAGCTTATGGTATTAGGTATTATTGGCATGTACCTGGGCAAATTGTTTATGCAAGCCAAGCATCGCCCCAATTATATTATCCGTTCAACCAACCTAGAACAAACAAAATGA
- the metX gene encoding homoserine O-acetyltransferase, translating to MSLETYQYQQTFELETGKHLQNLQIGYHTYGTLNKERDNVIWVCHALTANSDVLDWWKGLFGENDYYCPSKYFIVCANIIGSAYGTTSPLSDNPATGQPFYLTFPDYTIRDLIKAHQLLADHLGIGQIHTVIGGSLGGQQAMEWGIMEPERIKNLILIATNARHSPWGIAFNESQRLTLSADQTFYENRPDAGAKGLKAARSIALLSYRGYKTYSVTQQEQSDELGNYRAASYQNYQGQKLVNRFNAFSYWYLTKLMDSHNVGRGRHGVEKALSQIKARTLVIGIKSDVLFPIEEQQYLFRHIPKAALAEIDSFYGHDGFLIETEILTNIISSFFKTDVKGKIIDLQQTA from the coding sequence ATGAGTTTAGAAACATATCAGTATCAGCAAACATTTGAATTAGAGACGGGCAAGCATTTGCAGAATCTGCAGATTGGCTACCATACCTATGGCACGCTTAATAAAGAGCGCGACAACGTGATTTGGGTATGCCATGCGCTGACCGCTAATTCTGATGTGTTAGACTGGTGGAAAGGTCTTTTCGGCGAGAACGATTATTACTGCCCTAGCAAATACTTCATCGTTTGTGCCAATATTATAGGTTCAGCATACGGCACTACCAGTCCGCTGAGCGATAACCCGGCAACCGGACAACCATTTTATCTTACTTTCCCTGACTATACCATCCGCGACTTGATTAAAGCGCACCAGCTACTGGCCGACCATTTAGGCATTGGCCAGATCCATACCGTTATTGGCGGCTCTCTGGGTGGCCAGCAGGCTATGGAATGGGGCATTATGGAACCGGAGCGTATAAAAAACCTGATACTGATTGCCACCAACGCTCGCCACTCACCCTGGGGCATTGCCTTTAATGAGTCACAGCGTTTAACGCTGAGTGCCGATCAAACTTTTTACGAGAACCGTCCGGATGCCGGCGCCAAAGGTTTGAAGGCTGCGCGTAGCATTGCCCTGCTCTCCTACCGAGGTTATAAAACTTACTCGGTTACCCAGCAAGAACAGAGCGATGAATTGGGTAACTATCGCGCGGCTAGCTACCAGAATTACCAGGGGCAAAAACTGGTGAATCGTTTCAACGCTTTCAGCTACTGGTATTTAACTAAACTGATGGACTCGCACAATGTGGGTCGCGGTCGTCATGGCGTAGAAAAGGCGCTGAGCCAGATCAAAGCCCGCACGCTGGTTATCGGTATAAAATCTGACGTGTTATTCCCGATTGAGGAGCAGCAATACCTGTTCAGACACATTCCCAAAGCTGCTTTGGCCGAGATTGATTCGTTCTACGGGCACGATGGCTTCTTGATTGAGACTGAGATTTTGACCAACATCATCTCATCATTCTTTAAAACAGACGTAAAAGGCAAGATCATTGACTTGCAGCAAACAGCATAA
- a CDS encoding homoserine dehydrogenase produces MSKKLKIGLFGFGVVGQGLHDIIRTKNLNIEIVKIAIKDPTKKRSLPAELFTTDKNELLQNPEINTIVELINDTEAAFDIVSTALKTGRNVVSASKKMIALHLQELIDLQKEHGTSLLYEASVCGSIPIIRNLEEYYDNELLHSISGIFNGSSNFVLSKGYNDNLDYETALKEAQDLGFAETDPTSDVGGYDAKYKLVIAAAHAYGLVIDPDEVLNIGIQTLSAYDLQYAREKKLKIKLVPVAKELDDTHATLFVLPKFVNKHEFLYNVDYEYNCVTVQAAFADQQFFYGKGAGGHPTGSAVLSDIAALRYDYQYEYKKAHQKEGLAFTNNVELNIYLRYEDDALVEALEFEHIHERFYSGSYKFVTGKINLQNLIANQQRILDSKAFIAFADQLTGVRLASAAKQCVEV; encoded by the coding sequence ATGAGCAAGAAACTTAAAATAGGTTTATTCGGCTTCGGTGTAGTTGGTCAGGGCTTACATGATATCATCAGAACTAAAAATCTGAATATCGAGATCGTGAAAATCGCCATTAAAGATCCTACCAAAAAACGCTCTTTACCTGCCGAACTATTTACTACCGATAAAAACGAACTACTGCAGAACCCGGAGATCAACACCATTGTAGAGTTGATTAACGATACCGAAGCTGCATTTGATATTGTATCTACCGCGCTTAAAACCGGCAGAAACGTAGTATCGGCCAGTAAGAAAATGATAGCCCTGCACCTGCAGGAACTGATTGACCTGCAGAAAGAACACGGCACTTCTTTATTGTATGAGGCGTCTGTTTGTGGCAGTATCCCTATCATCCGCAACCTGGAGGAGTATTATGATAATGAGTTATTACACTCTATCAGTGGTATCTTTAACGGCTCGTCAAACTTTGTACTTTCAAAAGGTTATAACGACAACTTAGATTACGAGACCGCCTTAAAAGAAGCACAGGATCTTGGTTTTGCAGAAACCGATCCAACCTCAGACGTTGGTGGTTATGATGCTAAATATAAGCTGGTAATTGCCGCTGCCCACGCCTATGGCTTGGTGATTGATCCCGATGAAGTACTAAACATCGGCATTCAAACCCTTTCGGCATATGATTTACAATACGCACGCGAGAAAAAGCTAAAAATTAAGCTGGTACCCGTAGCTAAGGAGTTAGACGATACCCACGCTACACTATTTGTGCTGCCTAAGTTTGTAAACAAGCATGAATTTCTGTACAACGTAGATTACGAATACAACTGCGTAACCGTACAGGCAGCTTTTGCAGATCAGCAGTTCTTCTACGGAAAAGGCGCTGGCGGTCACCCGACGGGTTCGGCTGTGTTGTCAGACATTGCTGCGCTGCGTTATGATTATCAATACGAATACAAAAAAGCCCACCAGAAAGAAGGCTTAGCGTTTACTAACAACGTGGAGTTAAACATTTATCTGCGTTATGAAGACGACGCATTGGTAGAGGCTTTGGAATTTGAACATATACACGAGCGTTTTTATTCGGGCAGCTATAAGTTTGTCACCGGAAAGATAAACTTGCAAAATCTGATTGCTAATCAACAGCGTATATTGGACAGTAAGGCTTTCATCGCCTTCGCCGATCAGCTAACAGGGGTCAGATTAGCCTCGGCAGCAAAACAATGCGTTGAGGTTTAG
- a CDS encoding PLP-dependent aspartate aminotransferase family protein has translation MKIETIAIHAGNKTDADTQAVIQPIIMSTTFKREVDGSYANGYIYSRSANPNRQLLENVVAKLEGGVDAAAFSSGNAAGMAVFQALEPGTHIIGPDDMYHGLRNQIKTLFAGVLEFDFIDVNDEATLLAHIKPNTKLIWVETPSNPLLKLTDIRKVVAIAHERGIKVACDNTFASPVFQQPLALGADLVMHSTTKYFGGHSDLMGGILITPKQDDLWQKIRQVQEMGGAVPSPMDCYYLVRSLKTLPYRMRGHAANAQQLAEYLEQHPKVERVMYPGLPSHPQHDIAKAQMTGGYSGMLSFCVKGDAQTAKQVLSKLKFFTIATSLGGVESLIEHRASVEGPDTKTPFNLLRVSVGLEHIDDLIADMEQALGAI, from the coding sequence ATGAAAATAGAAACCATTGCCATACACGCCGGAAATAAGACCGATGCCGATACCCAAGCCGTAATTCAGCCTATTATTATGTCGACTACGTTTAAGCGCGAAGTTGATGGCAGTTATGCTAACGGATATATCTACAGTCGTTCTGCAAACCCTAATCGCCAGCTATTAGAAAACGTGGTGGCCAAACTAGAAGGCGGTGTTGATGCAGCGGCTTTTTCATCGGGCAACGCGGCTGGTATGGCGGTGTTTCAGGCACTGGAACCGGGCACCCATATTATTGGTCCTGATGACATGTATCATGGGCTGCGCAATCAAATCAAAACCCTGTTTGCGGGTGTACTGGAGTTTGACTTTATCGACGTAAACGATGAAGCGACACTGCTGGCTCACATCAAGCCAAATACAAAACTAATCTGGGTAGAAACTCCATCTAACCCACTATTAAAATTAACCGATATTAGAAAGGTAGTGGCTATTGCACACGAGCGCGGTATTAAAGTAGCTTGCGATAACACGTTCGCCTCGCCGGTGTTTCAGCAACCATTAGCTTTGGGTGCCGACCTGGTGATGCACTCTACCACCAAATACTTCGGCGGCCATAGCGATTTAATGGGCGGTATATTAATTACACCAAAGCAAGATGATTTGTGGCAAAAGATTCGCCAGGTGCAGGAAATGGGCGGTGCCGTGCCCTCGCCCATGGATTGTTATTATTTGGTGCGCAGTCTTAAAACATTGCCCTACCGTATGCGCGGTCATGCTGCTAATGCACAGCAATTAGCCGAGTACCTGGAGCAACACCCTAAAGTGGAACGCGTAATGTATCCGGGCTTGCCTTCTCACCCGCAACATGATATAGCCAAAGCACAAATGACTGGTGGCTACAGCGGTATGCTCTCTTTTTGTGTTAAGGGTGATGCACAAACCGCGAAACAAGTGCTAAGTAAACTGAAGTTCTTTACCATAGCCACCAGCCTGGGTGGTGTAGAAAGCCTGATAGAACACCGTGCATCTGTTGAGGGGCCGGATACTAAAACCCCGTTTAATTTATTACGTGTTTCTGTGGGTTTAGAGCATATCGATGATTTGATTGCCGATATGGAGCAGGCGCTGGGGGCGATATAG
- a CDS encoding fatty acid desaturase has product MAAKTDFVNSSTSEPHRIRTRKILKETPGIRKLIGKNPNTIFAIIGLVGMQVVLAWVLRAQPWWAVIATAYLLGAFANHSLFVMIHECTHQLLFKSRSANRWAAILSNLPQIIPSAISFERYHIKHHSFQGVHELDADLPNRWEAKLINNYFIGKVLWLAFFPLFQAGRLSRLKEIKPFDGWMLTNFLIQVAFSVGIYYFFGAEALAYLFLSFWFSVGLHPLGARWIQEHYLTHGHDEQETYSYYGRCNAISFNVGYHNEHHDFPSIPWNKLPEIKRLAPGYYDSLDSHQSWSKLFLKFLFSKEISLFNRIIRKERGKVQLTDISKPDVELEAVA; this is encoded by the coding sequence ATGGCTGCAAAAACAGATTTCGTAAACTCCTCAACCTCCGAACCACATCGCATCCGTACAAGAAAGATCCTGAAAGAAACGCCGGGCATTCGTAAGCTCATCGGTAAAAACCCTAATACCATTTTTGCCATTATTGGCTTGGTGGGCATGCAGGTGGTGCTGGCTTGGGTGTTACGTGCGCAACCGTGGTGGGCGGTTATTGCTACGGCATATCTGTTAGGGGCTTTCGCCAACCACTCGTTATTTGTAATGATACACGAGTGTACGCATCAACTTTTATTCAAAAGCCGCAGCGCTAACCGTTGGGCGGCCATTCTGTCTAACTTACCGCAAATCATCCCGAGCGCTATATCATTTGAGCGTTATCATATCAAGCATCACTCGTTCCAGGGTGTGCATGAACTGGATGCCGATTTACCAAATCGTTGGGAAGCAAAGCTGATTAACAATTATTTTATTGGCAAAGTGCTTTGGCTGGCGTTTTTCCCGCTGTTTCAGGCTGGCCGTTTGTCTCGCTTAAAAGAAATTAAACCTTTTGATGGCTGGATGCTGACCAACTTCCTGATCCAGGTAGCATTTTCTGTTGGTATTTACTACTTCTTCGGCGCAGAGGCATTGGCTTATTTGTTCCTGAGTTTTTGGTTCTCTGTGGGTTTGCACCCGCTTGGCGCCCGTTGGATACAAGAGCATTACCTTACTCATGGTCATGATGAGCAGGAAACTTACAGTTACTACGGCCGTTGTAATGCCATCTCATTTAACGTAGGCTATCATAACGAGCACCATGATTTTCCGTCAATTCCGTGGAATAAACTGCCAGAGATTAAACGTCTGGCGCCAGGATATTATGACTCGCTGGACTCGCACCAATCATGGAGCAAACTGTTCCTGAAATTCCTGTTCAGTAAAGAGATTTCGCTATTTAACCGTATCATCCGCAAAGAACGCGGCAAAGTGCAGTTAACCGATATTTCTAAGCCCGATGTAGAGCTGGAAGCAGTAGCGTAA
- a CDS encoding competence/damage-inducible protein A, with protein sequence MLAEIITIGDEILIGQIVDTNSAWIARELNLIGIRVKQISSVSDDRAHILKALGEARERADIILITGGLGPTKDDITKKTLAEYFNVGMVENQEALENVDRIFKKYNRPLLEVNRLQAQVPANCEVIPNLNGTAPGMWFAHEGKIFVSMPGVPFEMMYMMESQVLPKLKASFKLPFIVHQTILTVGEGESFLAERIADIEDALPPHIKLAYLPKLGQVRLRLSGYGDNEAALHQDVQLWTNNFVERIGNVVVALEDIPLEKAILNKMAARGLTLSAAESCTGGYISHLITQHPGSSEVFFGGAVSYSYELKESLLGVNNETLWQYGAVSQETVIEMVEGALFNFKSDYAMAVTGVAGPGGGSEDKPVGTVWIAVAKAGKTVSKKFTFGSKRLQNIERTAIAAFGMLNTLLSEVEN encoded by the coding sequence ATGCTTGCTGAAATTATTACCATTGGCGACGAGATCCTGATAGGACAGATCGTGGATACCAATTCGGCCTGGATTGCCCGGGAGTTGAACCTGATTGGTATCAGAGTGAAACAGATCTCGTCTGTATCTGACGACCGTGCGCATATACTCAAAGCATTGGGCGAAGCCCGGGAGCGTGCAGACATTATTCTGATAACCGGCGGACTGGGCCCCACCAAAGACGATATTACCAAAAAAACACTGGCCGAATACTTTAACGTAGGTATGGTAGAGAATCAGGAAGCGTTAGAAAACGTTGACCGTATTTTCAAGAAATATAATCGCCCGCTGCTGGAGGTAAATCGGCTGCAGGCTCAGGTACCAGCCAATTGCGAAGTAATACCAAACTTGAACGGTACTGCGCCGGGCATGTGGTTTGCGCACGAAGGCAAGATTTTTGTATCGATGCCGGGGGTGCCGTTTGAGATGATGTATATGATGGAAAGCCAGGTGCTGCCAAAGCTGAAAGCATCTTTCAAATTGCCATTTATCGTTCATCAAACAATACTTACTGTAGGGGAGGGTGAGTCATTTCTGGCCGAGCGCATTGCTGATATAGAAGACGCATTGCCGCCACATATTAAGCTGGCTTATTTGCCCAAACTGGGCCAGGTACGTTTGCGCCTGAGTGGTTATGGCGATAACGAGGCAGCTTTACATCAAGATGTGCAGCTTTGGACAAACAACTTTGTTGAACGCATAGGCAACGTGGTTGTGGCGCTTGAAGATATACCGCTGGAGAAAGCCATACTGAATAAAATGGCTGCCCGTGGCCTTACGCTGTCTGCGGCCGAAAGCTGTACGGGGGGGTATATATCGCATTTGATCACCCAGCACCCAGGCTCGTCTGAAGTTTTCTTTGGCGGAGCGGTGTCATACTCTTATGAGTTGAAGGAAAGTTTGCTGGGTGTGAACAACGAAACTTTGTGGCAATACGGTGCGGTGAGCCAGGAAACCGTTATTGAGATGGTGGAAGGCGCACTTTTTAATTTTAAATCTGATTATGCCATGGCTGTTACCGGGGTTGCCGGGCCGGGCGGCGGTTCAGAAGACAAGCCTGTTGGAACTGTCTGGATAGCAGTAGCTAAGGCCGGAAAGACAGTGTCAAAGAAATTCACATTTGGCAGTAAAAGGCTGCAAAACATTGAAAGAACCGCCATTGCAGCGTTTGGAATGTTGAATACTTTACTCTCTGAAGTAGAAAACTGA